GGTACTGCAATTTGTTGAATGGTATTACCTGAATTGATGTAATATAAATTACTTGGTTCCTCCTGCGGTGCTGCATGGACTTTATTGATGTTGCGATGTGTGGTGTTATGTTTAGGTAAATAGACCTGATTTAACCCCAGCCAAGCTCCGATTCCAATGAAGATAATAATGGCAGCATATTTTAACCAGTTAAATCGATCCTTGTTTTTTTGCCCTATTTGTTTGAAAATATGCGCTTTTATTTCTTTTTGGTTTTTAAAATCCGAATCCACCTCATATTCTTGCCATTCCGTCTCTGGCATAAGATCCTCCCAATAAAACTCGTTATTAGCTAGCGCGTTTTCTATGGCCGCAATTTCTTCCGCATTGGCTTTACCGCTTAGGTAATTGTCGATCAATTCTTTTGTAATCTTCATCTAATAAGATTACGATCGAAAATGAGGTAGCCCCCAAAGAAATTAAAAAATAATTTGCACCAGTATACTGAACAATAAAGCCTTGCGAATGGTTTTTAGTGCTAGCGTTAGCTGGTTTTCTACGGTTTTCGTCGATATGGCTAGCTTTTTAGCAATTTCTTGGTGCGAAAGATTGGAAAACCGGCTTAGCATAAAGATCTCCCTGCGTTTCTTTGGTAATTTATCGACAATTTCATGAAGTGTGGATGAAAGTTGTTTGGCATAAAAATCATCATGAGGACTATGCCGCAAGACAACTGTCTGATCGTGATCCAAAAGTTTCTTTCGATTATACTCTGCTTTGACCAAATCAATCACTACTGTTCGGGTGATACAGAAAATCTGGGATTCTATGCTGGAATCAATATTTTTGTCACGCATATTTTTCCAGAGTTTGATAAATACACGCTGCACAGTTTCTTCGGCTAGATAAGAAGATTTGGTTTTGTTGAGCGCATATTGGTATACTTTGGAACTCCATAGGTCAAAGTATTCCTCAAATCTTCGGACAATAAACGCATAATTGATTTCCATAGTGTAGGCTTGGAATAAATGAATTTAGCGATAATGCGCTTTCGCTCCAAGTTTTTTAAAAAATATTTTGCCTCCGTTCTTGATGAGTGAGATTTGTTCTCTGAATGATGCTCGATGTACGGTTATAGACTCTCAATTGGGCATTGCGTTTTGGTCGGATGTATTAATACCCTTAGACTGTATTTATACCTCTTCTTGGGCGTTTTGATACGTATGTTTCGAATCTTGTATTTGGACTGGCACAAAGTTTGAATTTTACCCTGCTGTAATACATAAATTATTCACATTAACACATCGACGTATGAAAAAATTAATTCAAACACTGGGACTAGGTATGCTTATTTTAACAGTATTAGTAGGCTTTACATCATGTAGCAAAGATGATGATCCAGCTGATAACGATCTTTTTGTTGGAAAATATGAAGGCACTATTGGCTTTGACGACATGAACAACAACGATAACGATGTTGCCTCGGGAGAAGGAACGGTTACTGTAACAAAAGTTGGCGATACCTATAATTTTGCTTTTGGAAATGGCATTCCTAATCTCAATGGAGTAGATTTTGAAAAAAAGGATAACGTCTTAGTTAATATCGGCTCAGCAGGGACGGGATTTATCCGTATTGATGCCGGTAAATTGACAATTGGTTATACAAAAGACGGCAAGGCATGGACGGCCAATTGTAACCGGAAATAGTCCTGCGAAAAATAGAAATCGCCTGTTTTCCAGGTGAATGTTGTGAATTTAACATTTTATAACATTATTTTCTAAACGATTTGCGGAGCGATACTGTTCTATTAACAAACAATAAAACGAAAATAATTATGAGCGAATTAACATGGAAAGGCCGTTGGAACGAAATCAAAGGTAAGGTAAAACAACAATATGCAGACCTTACCGACGATGATCTATTGTATGCTGAGGGCAAAGAAGACGAATTGGTAGGTAAACTTCAAAAGAAGACCGGTAAAACACAAGATGAGGTAAATAAGTGGTTGAACGATTTGTAGGTTTAGTATTGTGTGATAAAAAGCGGATAACAGTATTGTTATCCGCTTTTTTAATTTATTTGCCCAATGATACCTGTTGAATCCCTATTGCCTTGGACGGATTATTTTCGTTACAAATCCCCAACAGCGCAATACCTTTTATTTTTTGTTAAAATTGAATCGTCGCGCGATGCTAAATCCCCAGCGAAATTGCCCTTTGCCCCATGAGCTATTTGTTTCGCTGATAAACTGAGATTCTTGTATTGCAGTCGCATTGGTAAAATTGAGGTGGAAGATATGGCCTCCGGTATCCATTTCTAGACCGACACCCAAAGCATTATAGTAACGTTGACCACTCACTTCTTCACGGTACTTCTTGTTCGATGCTTTTCGGAAAGGCAATGTATAGTCTGCGACTAGCGCAATTCGATTGCTAACCTTAGCCCGCCCACCGATACCGATAGCGAATACATCATTCTGATCATTAAAAGCCGTGTAATTTCGGTGAAGATAAGAAGGAACTACAACGAGCGAAAGATCTGAACTGAATTTTCGGGCGATGATGAGCTGCGTTACATAACTCAATCGGTCATTGAAGTTCTCAAAGCTTGCTGCTGAAGACTTATCCGTACTAGCTTCCATCGCGGATAGGGTAGTGCTTCCAAAAAAAGCTACGGAAACAGGTATGCTATTGTCGACGGTTTGTTCGATAAATCGGTATTTCACATTACCCTCAAATAGCTGCCGAACAGCCGTTGCGCCCTTCGCGCGGGCGATTCCAATGTTCAGGTTATCGAATAAACCATAATCAAAACCTATTCGGATGTCGGTCGAATTATCGAGGCCAAAGAAATTTTTACCTCCACCCGCGCTGCCCGCGATATCGCCAAAGCGGTGATCTACTCTAAAGTCCATTTCATTACGATGAATTGTTTCTGTGGTCTTGAGATTGATCAAATTGCCGGATTTAAAGGTCGCCGTGACTTTTTCATTTTTGGGTGCATCGATATGGATTAATTTATCGAGATCTTCCTGCGCAAATGACTTTGCGAAAGGAAAGCACAGGAGTATAAGTAGTATTTTTCTCATTTGTAATGAATTCGTATTATGGTTTGTAGGTCGCATCAACGGTGATTTTGACTACTTCGGCGATTTTTTTTCCAACGATGGAAGGAATAGAAATTTTAT
The Sphingobacterium multivorum genome window above contains:
- a CDS encoding sigma-70 family RNA polymerase sigma factor; the protein is MEINYAFIVRRFEEYFDLWSSKVYQYALNKTKSSYLAEETVQRVFIKLWKNMRDKNIDSSIESQIFCITRTVVIDLVKAEYNRKKLLDHDQTVVLRHSPHDDFYAKQLSSTLHEIVDKLPKKRREIFMLSRFSNLSHQEIAKKLAISTKTVENQLTLALKTIRKALLFSILVQIIF
- a CDS encoding CsbD family protein produces the protein MSELTWKGRWNEIKGKVKQQYADLTDDDLLYAEGKEDELVGKLQKKTGKTQDEVNKWLNDL
- a CDS encoding DUF5777 family beta-barrel protein, whose protein sequence is MRKILLILLCFPFAKSFAQEDLDKLIHIDAPKNEKVTATFKSGNLINLKTTETIHRNEMDFRVDHRFGDIAGSAGGGKNFFGLDNSTDIRIGFDYGLFDNLNIGIARAKGATAVRQLFEGNVKYRFIEQTVDNSIPVSVAFFGSTTLSAMEASTDKSSAASFENFNDRLSYVTQLIIARKFSSDLSLVVVPSYLHRNYTAFNDQNDVFAIGIGGRAKVSNRIALVADYTLPFRKASNKKYREEVSGQRYYNALGVGLEMDTGGHIFHLNFTNATAIQESQFISETNSSWGKGQFRWGFSIARRFNFNKK